The proteins below are encoded in one region of Lactuca sativa cultivar Salinas chromosome 3, Lsat_Salinas_v11, whole genome shotgun sequence:
- the LOC111894770 gene encoding glutaredoxin-C7, which yields MHYQTESWGTYLPTTTTTSFNDDPLHRIEQLAGENAVVIFSLSGCCMCHAIKRLFCGMGVNPTVYELDQEPLGNDMEKALMMLLGTSSPVPVVFVGGKLVGAMDRVMASHINGTLVPLLKEAGALWL from the coding sequence atGCATTACCAAACCGAATCATGGGGTACCTACTTGccaacgacaacaacaacaagcTTCAACGACGACCCATTACACCGTATAGAGCAACTCGCCGGCGAGAATGCCGTCGTGATATTCAGCCTGAGCGGCTGCTGCATGTGTCATGCCATCAAGAGGCTGTTCTGCGGCATGGGAGTTAACCCAACAGTCTACGAGCTCGACCAAGAACCTCTGGGGAACGACATGGAGAAGGCACTGATGATGCTGCTGGGGACCTCTTCGCCGGTGCCGGTGGTGTTCGTCGGCGGAAAGCTGGTGGGTGCCATGGACAGGGTCATGGCTTCCCATATCAATGGCACCCTTGTGCCTCTTTTGAAGGAGGCGGGTGCTCTTTGGCTCTAA